One genomic region from Pararge aegeria chromosome 24, ilParAegt1.1, whole genome shotgun sequence encodes:
- the LOC120634628 gene encoding piggyBac transposable element-derived protein 4-like, with translation MSRKLTTEQLRQILEESDFELSDNDTDSSGRNSDVQDEPDFVDSDGGLQEPSIFADDDINDPDFDPGEFSRSNIVTEAFYGDYGRNSPEDSPDTVINPPQPVTSSVSQPLRPRRWTAGEVMRLSPQEINNIDEENGWKQEVLPLSRSPYTASSTLHIQGEHSVGSIYRKIVTDEVLDLMVTQTNLYAIQIKQNTNISMHSRMNRWTDVTKADIMKFIGLYMLMGIVQFPTLESHWKLDAIYYHPIFHNVNMSYNRFSSILRCWHFVDNEAPRDPQERLYKIKPLLDLVINNWKSLHTPGECIVIDESMMPFRGRISFRQYNPSKAHKYGLKIYKLCTEEGFVWNYVIYIGRDPEIADLDKPGSVVVQLCDGLLDTGRVVVCDNFYNSVGLAKYLLQRKTDLCGTLRVNRVDLPWAIKIKKMGPKKGELVARQKDNVTVLKWRDKRDVAMISTCHDASMQMSSGYRPISKPTAVLFYNDRKKGIDLSDQLSSYYDPKRKSLAWYKKIALDVLICASVTNATLLYQKLHPTANRKSRKTILQAQQEIIREFLLLDNSSDTNANTLSSPRPSTSSITNQHFLSKIQRKEDNKIIRKRCNGCYEDLRKDGTSWETAAKQVKRVDTECLQCKKTFCLPCFKNKHN, from the coding sequence ATGTCCCGTAAACTTACTACTGAGCAATTGCGACAAATACTGGAAGAAAGTGACTTCGAATTGAGCGATAACGACACGGATTCGAGTGGAAGAAATAGTGATGTACAAGACGAGCCGGATTTTGTCGATTCGGATGGTGGTTTGCAGGAACCAAGTATTTttgctgatgatgatataaacgATCCAGACTTTGATCCAGGTGAGTTTTCTCGTTCAAATATTGTTACCGAGGCCTTTTATGGTGACTATGGTAGAAACTCACCTGAAGATTCGCCCGATACCGTTATAAATCCGCCCCAACCAGTTACGAGCAGCGTATCGCAGCCACTTAGACCCAGAAGGTGGACAGCTGGTGAGGTTATGCGGCTTTCTCCACAggaaataaataacattgatGAGGAAAATGGTTGGAAGCAGGAAGTACTACCATTGTCACGTTCTCCTTATACCGCAAGCTCAACCCTTCACATCCAAGGAGAACATTCTGTTGGATCCATTTACCGAAAAATAGTGACCGATGAGGTATTAGATCTTATGGTCACACAAACAAATTTGTatgcaatacaaataaaacagaacacCAATATATCAATGCATAGCCGTATGAATCGGTGGACAGACGTGACAAAAGCTGATATAATGAAATTCATCGGCTTGTACATGTTGATGGGTATTGTACAATTTCCCACATTGGAATCGCATTGGAAATTAGACGCGATTTATTACCATCCAATTTTTCACAATGTAAATATGTCGTATAATCGCTTTTCATCTATATTGCGTTGTTGGCACTTTGTCGATAATGAAGCTCCCAGAGATCCGCAGGAACGTTTGTACAAAATAAAGCCACTTTTAGACCTTGTCATCAACAACTGGAAAAGTTTACATACACCTGGTGAATGTATTGTTATTGACGAATCAATGATGCCATTTAGAGGGAGGATATCTTTCCGTCAATACAACCCATCAAAAGCTCACAAATATGGCTTGAAAATTTATAAGCTCTGCACAGAAGAAGGATTTGTCTGGAACTATGTCATTTACATAGGGCGCGATCCCGAAATTGCTGATCTGGACAAGCCGGGAAGTGTCGTAGTTCAGTTATGCGATGGACTTTTAGACACTGGACGGGTTGTTGTGTGTGACAACTTCTACAACAGTGTAGGACTAGCAAAATATTTGCTGCAGCGGAAGACAGACTTATGCGGCACTCTACGAGTAAATAGGGTTGACCTTCCAtgggcaataaaaataaagaaaatgggCCCCAaaaaaggtgaattagttgCTCGTCAGAAAGATAATGTCACTGTGCTGAAATGGAGAGACAAACGTGACGTCGCTATGATATCTACTTGCCACGACGCTAGCATGCAAATGTCTTCTGGGTACCGCCCAATATCAAAACCGACAGCAGTGCTTTTCTACAATGATAGAAAGAAGGGCATAGATCTATCGGACCAGCTTTCAAGCTATTACGACCCTAAAAGAAAATCTCTAGCGTGGTATAAGAAGATTGCTCTGGATGTTTTGATTTGTGCGTCGGTTACAAACGCCACGCTATTGTATCAAAAACTACACCCAACTGCAAACAGAAAATCTCGCAAAACGATATTACAGGCGCAGCAAGAGATTATCAGGGAGTTCTTGCTATTGGACAATTCATCAGATACGAATGCCAATACACTGAGTAGTCCAAGACCGTCTACTAGTTCGATCACAAATCaacattttctatcaaaaatTCAGCGAAAAGAGGACAATAAAATTATCCGAAAACGTTGTAATGGATGCTACGAAGACTTGCGAAAAGATGGTACAAGCTGGGAAACTGCTGCTAAACAAGTCAAACGCGTAGATACAGAGTGTTTGCAATgcaaaaaaaccttttgtttgCCATGtttcaaaaacaaacataattag